A region of Bradyrhizobium sp. CCBAU 53351 DNA encodes the following proteins:
- a CDS encoding GntR family transcriptional regulator, with translation MTELDNQQRPSATETVRKLLRADILAGTFAPGEQLRQEELADKFGTSRIPVREALRHLEAEGLVTLLNNRGAKVVSFTSAEVIELMEIRIALECRALRLAIPNMIQSDFDEAKRILVEYDKKSDPAQWAEMNWKFHETLYIPCNLPRLLSLIEGNYGQVSLFVRAQVSMASGKKTPQEEHVDILKACRAGNVEKAVDLLEAHISNTKKALMVQRRRSR, from the coding sequence GTGACAGAACTGGACAATCAACAAAGGCCTTCGGCGACTGAGACGGTGAGAAAGCTTCTCCGGGCTGACATTCTTGCTGGGACATTCGCCCCCGGCGAGCAGCTTCGCCAAGAGGAATTGGCGGACAAATTCGGAACGAGCCGCATTCCGGTAAGGGAGGCCTTGCGACACCTCGAGGCGGAGGGTCTGGTCACGCTCCTAAACAATCGGGGCGCCAAGGTAGTCTCATTCACTTCGGCCGAGGTGATCGAATTGATGGAAATTCGCATTGCGCTGGAGTGCCGCGCGTTGCGTCTAGCCATTCCTAATATGATTCAGAGTGATTTTGATGAGGCCAAACGTATTCTCGTGGAATACGACAAGAAAAGCGACCCCGCTCAATGGGCGGAGATGAACTGGAAGTTTCACGAAACCCTCTATATCCCCTGTAATCTACCTAGATTGCTGTCTCTTATCGAAGGCAACTACGGGCAGGTGAGCTTGTTCGTCCGGGCACAAGTCTCTATGGCGTCAGGCAAGAAAACGCCGCAAGAAGAGCATGTGGATATCTTAAAAGCTTGCCGCGCCGGGAACGTTGAAAAGGCCGTCGATCTTCTCGAAGCACATATCTCTAACACCAAGAAGGCGCTCATGGTGCAGCGCCGTAGGAGTCGGTGA
- a CDS encoding MmgE/PrpD family protein: protein MNAKRASDSQKQRPEVGRILADFCAELKFESMSAAAVEAAKRGIADTLSVALAAKAEEVAGVMGGFFAEEPGKARVWNTALRTTARNAALANGAMAHAHDFDDGNYAMVGHPSAPVLPAILALADELAASGADIIAAYAAGVEMEGRLGIAVTYEHNGRGWHTTSSLGTFGAAAAAGNLLGLDGKLMLEAFGIAASLASGLRQNFGYMTKPLHAGFAAQNGVLAAKLAKAGMRSSPNAIEGHEGFFDLFTDPEKLNADEAIRDLGLSLELIRNNPKLYPTCSLVHPALDLVTEGIASGEIVADDLEVINVGVSYHALNLMRYNDPKDALQARFSIPYCIAAALAHGDVTLGSFSDQSVAGNEIRGRMGKVNAYVHPDLSTKEQFEKVYTKGAAFTEIEAVHKSGKIHLKRQSVAVGNHQYPAPPERLRRKFETCAALSVGKPKARDLWNMLMKLETVQWSEVDSLLDE, encoded by the coding sequence ATGAACGCGAAAAGAGCGTCAGACTCTCAAAAGCAGCGACCGGAAGTCGGCCGCATCCTTGCTGACTTCTGCGCGGAGCTGAAGTTCGAATCAATGTCCGCTGCCGCCGTCGAGGCCGCAAAGAGGGGCATTGCCGACACGTTGTCTGTTGCCCTAGCGGCGAAAGCTGAGGAAGTTGCGGGAGTCATGGGCGGGTTCTTCGCCGAAGAACCAGGAAAGGCACGTGTCTGGAATACTGCGCTGCGAACGACAGCTCGAAATGCTGCTCTGGCCAATGGCGCTATGGCTCATGCGCATGACTTCGACGACGGTAATTATGCGATGGTGGGGCATCCATCCGCCCCAGTATTGCCCGCTATCCTTGCGCTCGCAGACGAACTGGCAGCTTCGGGTGCAGATATCATTGCGGCCTATGCGGCCGGTGTCGAGATGGAAGGCCGTCTCGGCATCGCCGTAACCTATGAACACAATGGTCGTGGCTGGCACACAACTTCCTCGCTCGGGACATTCGGAGCTGCCGCTGCCGCCGGAAACCTGTTGGGGCTTGATGGCAAGCTCATGCTAGAAGCCTTCGGAATTGCAGCCTCGCTTGCATCTGGATTACGTCAAAACTTCGGATACATGACCAAACCGCTACATGCAGGATTCGCAGCGCAGAACGGCGTCCTTGCCGCCAAACTTGCTAAGGCCGGAATGCGATCAAGCCCTAATGCGATCGAGGGGCACGAGGGGTTTTTCGATCTCTTTACAGATCCAGAAAAGCTGAACGCGGACGAAGCAATCCGCGATCTTGGCCTATCCCTCGAACTCATCCGCAATAACCCCAAGCTTTATCCGACATGCTCGCTTGTACATCCGGCCCTGGATCTTGTAACGGAGGGTATTGCGAGTGGCGAAATCGTGGCGGACGACCTCGAGGTCATCAATGTGGGCGTCAGCTACCATGCTTTGAATTTAATGCGATACAACGATCCGAAAGATGCACTGCAGGCGAGGTTCAGCATCCCGTATTGCATAGCGGCGGCATTGGCGCATGGCGACGTAACGCTTGGGAGTTTTTCCGACCAGTCCGTTGCCGGAAATGAGATCCGCGGCCGCATGGGCAAAGTCAATGCCTATGTTCATCCCGACCTGTCAACCAAGGAGCAGTTCGAAAAGGTCTATACCAAAGGAGCCGCCTTTACCGAAATCGAAGCGGTTCACAAGTCGGGGAAGATCCATCTCAAGCGGCAAAGCGTGGCGGTCGGCAACCATCAATATCCGGCTCCGCCTGAAAGGCTCCGACGAAAATTCGAAACGTGTGCAGCGCTTTCTGTTGGAAAGCCGAAAGCCAGGGATCTTTGGAATATGCTGATGAAACTCGAAACTGTGCAGTGGTCGGAAGTCGATAGCCTTCTGGATGAGTAG
- a CDS encoding SAM-dependent methyltransferase, which yields MSQSCPPSPEYPPIKTADLYLIGCGILPARDVTLEALSILRQVVSYTTLPSPNLRSFLESNGLDFVNIEHLYEKGKERAKIYADVAAHIFEKATRERPVAYLTYGHPMYLDEPVRLMIAGAPARGLRTHVVPGVSFVDSIIARLPLVVGPAGFQVISADPLVEGTASINPWRSTLVAQIGSFRIPTADGEQALAPALLAPLMERLLEQYPADHRITFCDLDESGAEPLFLTVPLCAWSLAADGVNYATTIYIPPIDPANGGRENGF from the coding sequence ATGTCGCAAAGCTGTCCACCTTCGCCGGAGTACCCGCCGATCAAGACCGCCGATCTCTACCTCATCGGATGCGGAATCCTGCCTGCGCGAGACGTCACTTTGGAAGCGCTCTCGATCCTGCGTCAGGTGGTCTCATATACGACGCTGCCAAGCCCCAATCTCCGGTCGTTTCTCGAAAGCAACGGGCTTGATTTCGTCAACATCGAGCACCTCTACGAAAAAGGGAAAGAGCGAGCGAAGATTTACGCAGATGTCGCCGCCCATATTTTCGAAAAGGCGACCAGGGAGCGTCCGGTCGCGTATTTGACCTACGGGCATCCGATGTATCTCGACGAGCCCGTTCGTTTGATGATAGCCGGCGCACCGGCAAGAGGTCTGCGGACGCACGTCGTACCAGGTGTCTCATTCGTCGATTCCATCATCGCACGATTGCCGCTTGTGGTCGGCCCGGCCGGCTTCCAGGTCATCTCGGCCGATCCCTTGGTCGAAGGCACAGCCTCGATCAATCCGTGGCGATCGACCCTCGTCGCGCAAATCGGCAGCTTTCGGATCCCCACCGCAGACGGCGAGCAGGCATTGGCTCCCGCATTGCTGGCACCATTGATGGAGCGGCTGCTCGAGCAGTATCCCGCCGACCACCGCATAACTTTTTGCGACCTCGATGAGAGCGGCGCGGAGCCGCTGTTTCTGACCGTTCCGCTTTGCGCTTGGAGCCTGGCGGCGGATGGGGTAAATTACGCGACGACAATCTACATTCCGCCGATCGACCCCGCCAATGGCGGTCGCGAGAACGGCTTTTGA
- a CDS encoding FAD-binding oxidoreductase has protein sequence MSQLPASTKVIVIGGGIIGSSTAYYLAKRGVPTLLCEKGLIGAEQSGRNQGWVRAQKRDAQEMPLIRESLRIWNDLERQLGQSVGFKQTGILTVFKRDEEAEACESWLANTCPDDIVARIVSGAELRALLPGASRPWACGLYSPNDGRAEPSLAAAAYASAARALGAQIVVSCAVRGIETRAGRICGVVTELGPVSCEAVVLAGGVWSSLFCNNMGLRLPQLKTMSSLVRAYPLEGAPKTSIKGPDFSIRTRHDGGFTIGYGAWNRTEIVPDSFRYLVDYLPMILTGGNNVRLRLGRRTLAELFQKSRWRMDEQTPFEQTRVLDPVPSLYDLRQAQRNISREFPVFANMRVAATWAGLIDVMPDTKPVIGAVDTIPGFFISSGYSGHGFGIGPAAGHLTADLVTSEKPIVDPSPFTFNRLSSVKRQPAFAQ, from the coding sequence ATGTCCCAACTGCCCGCTTCAACCAAAGTGATCGTGATAGGGGGCGGAATTATCGGCAGTTCAACTGCTTACTACCTGGCCAAGCGAGGGGTTCCAACCTTGCTTTGCGAGAAGGGACTTATCGGAGCAGAGCAATCCGGACGCAACCAGGGTTGGGTTCGCGCTCAAAAGCGCGACGCTCAAGAAATGCCGTTGATCCGGGAAAGTTTGCGAATCTGGAACGATCTGGAGCGGCAGCTAGGCCAAAGTGTCGGCTTTAAACAGACGGGTATTTTGACGGTATTCAAGCGCGACGAGGAAGCAGAAGCTTGTGAAAGCTGGCTCGCCAACACCTGTCCCGACGATATCGTTGCTCGCATCGTTTCAGGGGCTGAATTGCGAGCCTTGCTGCCTGGCGCGTCAAGACCGTGGGCTTGCGGCCTGTATTCTCCCAATGACGGCAGGGCGGAGCCATCATTGGCAGCTGCTGCGTACGCAAGCGCGGCGAGGGCGCTCGGCGCGCAGATTGTCGTGTCATGCGCTGTGAGAGGAATTGAAACCCGGGCGGGACGCATTTGTGGCGTTGTGACGGAGCTCGGGCCAGTATCTTGCGAAGCAGTTGTTTTGGCGGGCGGAGTTTGGTCTTCGCTCTTTTGTAACAATATGGGTTTGCGGTTGCCGCAACTCAAGACAATGTCGAGCCTTGTCCGAGCGTACCCGTTGGAAGGGGCTCCAAAAACGTCGATCAAGGGCCCCGATTTTTCGATCCGCACTCGGCACGATGGAGGGTTCACCATAGGTTACGGCGCGTGGAATCGAACGGAAATCGTGCCCGACAGTTTCCGCTATCTCGTCGACTATTTGCCGATGATTTTGACTGGTGGAAACAATGTACGGCTGCGTCTGGGGCGGCGCACGCTTGCGGAGCTGTTTCAGAAATCGCGCTGGCGCATGGATGAACAAACGCCTTTTGAACAGACACGTGTCCTGGATCCCGTGCCATCACTATACGATCTTCGTCAGGCGCAGCGTAATATCAGTCGCGAGTTTCCCGTATTCGCCAATATGAGAGTTGCCGCAACCTGGGCCGGCCTGATCGATGTCATGCCCGATACAAAGCCGGTCATTGGGGCAGTGGACACCATTCCGGGATTTTTTATCAGTAGCGGGTACTCCGGTCACGGCTTTGGGATTGGTCCTGCGGCCGGGCATCTGACGGCTGATCTGGTTACTTCCGAAAAACCTATCGTCGATCCTTCTCCTTTTACTTTCAACCGGCTGTCGAGCGTCAAACGCCAGCCGGCTTTCGCACAGTAG
- a CDS encoding plasmid pRiA4b ORF-3 family protein, producing the protein MNLNTTAVRIKVTLKDVKPAVMRRLVVPVTLRLDRLHLTLQEAFGWTNGHLFEFFAGDVHWGIPDPHNDYGHQPMDASKARLCDIVRETGAKTIHYLYDFGDSWDHVIKLEKWFENTTTEGLPFLLEAAGRCPPEDVGGAPGYAEYLEAIRDPAHPDHEHMRLWGPGRFDPNVVDRKALEAAVNALSDIWKPRRRATRTK; encoded by the coding sequence ATGAACCTGAACACGACCGCGGTCCGGATCAAGGTGACCCTCAAGGATGTGAAGCCGGCGGTGATGCGTCGCCTCGTCGTACCCGTCACCTTGCGCCTTGATCGGTTGCATCTGACGCTTCAGGAGGCATTCGGCTGGACGAACGGTCACCTCTTCGAGTTCTTCGCTGGCGATGTTCATTGGGGAATTCCTGATCCCCACAACGATTACGGCCACCAGCCCATGGATGCGAGCAAAGCGCGCCTCTGCGACATCGTTCGCGAGACCGGCGCCAAGACGATCCACTATCTCTATGACTTCGGCGACAGCTGGGACCATGTGATCAAGCTCGAAAAATGGTTCGAGAACACCACGACGGAGGGACTTCCCTTCTTGCTCGAGGCCGCCGGTCGTTGTCCTCCGGAAGACGTAGGCGGTGCGCCGGGTTATGCCGAATACCTCGAAGCCATCAGAGACCCCGCCCATCCGGACCACGAACATATGCGCCTCTGGGGCCCGGGGCGGTTCGATCCCAACGTCGTCGACCGGAAGGCGCTCGAAGCCGCCGTCAACGCGTTGTCCGACATATGGAAACCGCGGCGGCGCGCTACGCGAACAAAATAG
- a CDS encoding GFA family protein, with product MVYARCNCGAVMLSLPEEPSKIVVACHCIDCQRRTGAPFGVGAYYPAEVVTVSGTSKEFAHAAASGGEMHNYFCPQCGSTVYWKVTSLPSMIGVAVGAMANPKYPAPGISVFEKSKHDWVQIEGAVKHFRENYHPENSG from the coding sequence ATGGTCTACGCAAGGTGCAACTGTGGTGCAGTCATGCTCTCGCTCCCGGAAGAACCGTCCAAGATAGTCGTTGCTTGTCACTGCATCGACTGTCAACGTCGAACAGGTGCGCCGTTCGGCGTGGGAGCATATTACCCCGCGGAGGTTGTTACCGTCTCAGGAACTTCAAAAGAGTTCGCACATGCCGCTGCAAGCGGCGGGGAAATGCATAACTATTTTTGTCCGCAGTGCGGATCAACGGTCTATTGGAAAGTCACCAGCTTGCCTTCGATGATCGGTGTTGCAGTCGGCGCGATGGCAAATCCAAAGTACCCAGCTCCCGGCATATCGGTTTTTGAGAAATCGAAACACGACTGGGTTCAAATTGAGGGTGCCGTAAAGCACTTTCGGGAAAACTACCACCCGGAAAATTCAGGCTGA
- a CDS encoding Ldh family oxidoreductase translates to MTVADDEIQIPLEILEPKLASALRRAGLSEPIARIIAETVAGAEIDGSRSHGIHRLPGYVSSISSGWINTAAKPACEQTRPGCLAVEADNGFAQQATRAFSNRLAGMARSQGVATMFVRNSHHFGALWQDVEPLARAGLISIAMVNSRSHMAVWQGKRKTLGTNPIAFACPRTNAPPLVWDQASSIMSHGDILLHAAAGRPVPSGVGINRDGDVTTDPAAILDGGALLPFGGAKGASLAFMAEVLVAALSGGTFGFEDCSSNFPGAKTSNAGQFILALDPGAGGNASFQGQLERLIAELKHAGSTRMPADNRYRRRQAVHESGMLSVDARNWARVLSLAED, encoded by the coding sequence TTGACCGTAGCGGACGACGAAATTCAGATCCCGCTAGAGATCCTCGAACCCAAATTAGCTTCGGCCTTGCGCAGAGCGGGACTGTCGGAACCCATCGCACGAATCATTGCCGAAACGGTTGCCGGCGCCGAAATCGACGGCAGTAGAAGCCACGGGATCCATCGCTTGCCCGGCTATGTCTCAAGCATATCCAGCGGCTGGATTAATACTGCAGCTAAACCGGCTTGCGAGCAGACGCGGCCCGGCTGTTTGGCGGTTGAGGCTGACAACGGGTTTGCTCAACAAGCAACGCGCGCCTTCTCGAACCGTCTTGCTGGTATGGCTCGGAGCCAAGGTGTCGCGACGATGTTTGTCCGCAATTCGCATCATTTTGGTGCTTTGTGGCAGGACGTGGAACCCCTGGCGCGCGCCGGTCTGATCTCAATTGCGATGGTGAACAGTCGCAGCCATATGGCTGTTTGGCAGGGTAAGCGAAAGACGCTCGGCACCAATCCGATCGCATTTGCCTGTCCAAGGACAAACGCGCCGCCTTTGGTGTGGGACCAAGCTTCGAGCATCATGTCGCACGGCGACATCCTGCTGCACGCTGCCGCTGGTAGACCCGTTCCTTCAGGGGTCGGAATTAACAGGGACGGAGACGTAACTACTGATCCGGCGGCGATACTGGACGGGGGGGCGCTCCTGCCGTTCGGCGGAGCAAAAGGAGCGTCGCTTGCCTTTATGGCCGAGGTTCTGGTGGCGGCACTCTCCGGCGGCACCTTCGGATTTGAAGATTGTTCTTCCAACTTTCCTGGGGCGAAGACCTCGAATGCCGGGCAATTCATTTTGGCCCTTGATCCCGGTGCTGGCGGGAATGCTTCGTTCCAGGGACAGTTGGAGAGGCTAATAGCGGAATTGAAACACGCAGGATCAACTCGCATGCCGGCCGATAACCGCTATCGGCGTCGCCAAGCGGTGCATGAAAGCGGAATGCTGTCGGTCGATGCGCGCAATTGGGCGCGCGTTCTCAGTTTGGCGGAGGACTAG
- a CDS encoding pyrroline-5-carboxylate reductase yields MVVMKESTRLLFFGGGNMGSALIRGVRQALPNLKLILVDPDVGRVEDAVRGLQGVSILPDAPSSSSGYDLLVLAVKPQNVATFSDGHRRLLAESPVLSVMAGMPLGRLMEVCGSARVARVMPNLPAFVGQGTSLGVTGQTFPISAKTAVEQVFAPVGKFEWVVDAALIDKAMPFYACAPRYIFAFAEQRRKRLARLDFDTEFAQLLVAQTMLGSAAMLAADPRSPSELKRAVISPGGTTEAGVIEMEREGALPKIVRAATSAAYRRSVELRKS; encoded by the coding sequence ATGGTGGTGATGAAGGAGTCCACTCGACTGCTGTTCTTCGGCGGGGGAAATATGGGTTCGGCTCTTATCCGAGGAGTACGCCAAGCACTACCTAATTTAAAATTGATCTTGGTTGATCCGGATGTCGGCCGAGTGGAAGACGCTGTGCGTGGTCTTCAAGGCGTATCAATCTTGCCGGACGCTCCGAGTTCATCATCAGGCTACGATCTGCTCGTATTGGCGGTGAAGCCGCAGAATGTTGCAACTTTCTCTGATGGACATCGACGCTTGCTGGCCGAGAGTCCGGTTCTTTCGGTTATGGCCGGCATGCCGCTTGGGCGATTAATGGAGGTATGCGGCAGTGCGAGAGTGGCGCGCGTTATGCCCAACCTTCCTGCGTTTGTTGGTCAAGGGACGAGCCTCGGCGTAACCGGGCAGACGTTTCCAATCTCGGCAAAAACGGCCGTAGAGCAAGTCTTCGCGCCAGTCGGCAAATTTGAATGGGTGGTGGACGCGGCATTGATTGACAAGGCTATGCCGTTCTACGCCTGCGCGCCTCGCTATATTTTCGCTTTTGCTGAGCAGCGGCGCAAGCGGCTGGCGAGGCTGGATTTTGATACAGAATTCGCTCAGTTGCTCGTTGCGCAGACGATGTTGGGTTCGGCGGCGATGTTAGCAGCTGATCCGCGCTCGCCTTCCGAGCTCAAGCGAGCCGTCATAAGTCCGGGAGGGACCACTGAGGCTGGCGTGATCGAAATGGAGCGTGAGGGGGCCCTTCCCAAGATAGTACGCGCTGCAACCAGCGCTGCGTATCGACGGAGTGTCGAACTAAGAAAAAGTTAG
- a CDS encoding FAD-binding oxidoreductase has translation MYRASTYQMRSGWNAMLPPRICRPALNGKLSVDHAVVGAGFTGLAVARRLKELEPETDILIIDGGTVGENASGRNSGFSGSDLPTVSMASASRADASADALSKQNVIAVFDAEGLAWLKDLVARYGIDCGLRQVGSFKAAVSERAAAALLRMSESASTQGRTLPVYKQDALEELTGTCFYRLAIRSESTHLFQPAALVRGLADHLPSDIVFHEGTTVSNIEKVGERWHLTCPQARISARNVILANNAFVKLLGYGKDRLVSLFTYVGVTERLGNRARLLGSLPEWGMTSAQRAGGSTLRRLSDGRCMIRSLYSYEAELKESVIRRRLLDRFRRRYPHLADIDFEYVWGGVTDVTRGGAPFWGELEQGLFISAGYNGSGVAKGTALGRRLAELVAGKVAQETVTGPLGRPGWLPPEPFRFVGVRGTAMYEEFRAGADAT, from the coding sequence ATGTATCGCGCAAGCACGTATCAGATGCGAAGCGGTTGGAACGCGATGCTACCGCCTCGCATTTGCCGGCCCGCCCTCAACGGAAAGCTGAGCGTCGATCATGCCGTTGTAGGCGCAGGTTTCACTGGGCTCGCTGTTGCAAGAAGGCTCAAAGAGCTGGAACCCGAAACTGATATTCTCATCATTGACGGCGGAACAGTTGGCGAGAATGCTTCAGGTCGGAATTCCGGCTTTTCTGGCAGCGATCTGCCAACGGTGAGTATGGCATCGGCCAGCAGAGCTGACGCCTCAGCCGATGCTCTAAGCAAACAGAACGTCATAGCCGTATTTGATGCCGAGGGTTTGGCTTGGCTGAAAGACCTCGTGGCCCGGTACGGGATCGATTGCGGGCTTCGACAGGTCGGTTCGTTCAAGGCCGCTGTAAGCGAGCGAGCCGCTGCGGCTCTGTTGAGAATGAGCGAGAGCGCATCGACACAGGGCCGCACGCTTCCGGTTTACAAACAAGATGCTTTGGAAGAGCTAACCGGCACATGCTTTTATCGGTTGGCCATTCGATCCGAGTCTACACATCTATTTCAGCCGGCTGCGCTCGTGCGCGGTCTGGCAGATCATCTACCTTCTGACATTGTCTTTCATGAAGGAACCACTGTCAGCAACATCGAAAAAGTAGGTGAGCGTTGGCACTTGACTTGTCCGCAGGCGCGGATATCCGCGCGGAACGTCATCCTGGCCAACAATGCCTTTGTTAAGCTGCTGGGATACGGCAAAGATCGGTTGGTTTCCTTATTTACTTATGTGGGCGTGACGGAAAGGCTGGGCAACAGGGCACGTCTGCTCGGTAGTCTTCCGGAATGGGGCATGACGTCGGCCCAACGGGCCGGTGGTAGCACCCTTCGTAGACTTTCCGACGGACGCTGTATGATCCGCAGCCTCTATTCCTATGAGGCCGAGCTCAAGGAGAGCGTAATCCGACGAAGATTGCTCGATCGGTTTCGCCGTCGTTATCCGCATCTTGCGGATATCGACTTCGAATACGTATGGGGCGGAGTTACCGACGTCACGCGTGGAGGCGCTCCATTTTGGGGAGAGCTGGAGCAGGGGCTTTTTATAAGTGCCGGCTATAACGGCTCTGGTGTCGCGAAAGGTACCGCATTGGGGCGCCGTCTTGCCGAACTAGTCGCCGGCAAAGTCGCACAAGAAACGGTGACTGGACCGCTCGGCCGTCCCGGATGGCTGCCGCCCGAGCCATTCAGATTCGTCGGCGTGCGTGGCACGGCAATGTACGAGGAATTCCGTGCCGGTGCAGATGCAACCTGA
- a CDS encoding Fic family protein, whose product MAIETPQRIEPARLEETSEAIADVVADLSAASARLGVGLHQRTAANLANLVRLMNTYYSNLIEGHNTRPKDIARALEGELDQDEGRRNLQLEAAAHVRVQTEIDRLTADSELGEPASVEFIKWLHREFYRGAPGDMLQIRGNDTTFMMVPGEWRSKPEHDVAIGRHVPPSSERVDDFMRYFEQRYAFRPLKTAGRIMAIPAAHHRFNYIHPFPDGNGRVSRLMSHAMAQLAGIGSHGLWSISRGLARGLKSPSEYKRMMDMADSSRQGDLDGRGNLSLKALNEFVLWFLQVCLDQVKFMDGLFELDNLGSRLNTYVERSDTLKPEAKRLLEEALVRGQFERGDVARITGLPERTARRVLADVLADGVLGSDTPKGAVSLRFPVEALDVLFPRLFPET is encoded by the coding sequence ATGGCGATAGAAACACCCCAGCGCATTGAGCCGGCGCGGCTTGAGGAAACGTCCGAGGCCATCGCGGATGTGGTTGCCGACCTGTCGGCAGCCTCGGCCAGGCTCGGTGTCGGGCTTCATCAGCGCACAGCTGCGAACCTTGCCAACTTGGTGCGGCTGATGAACACCTACTACAGCAACCTCATCGAGGGCCATAACACGCGGCCAAAGGACATTGCTCGCGCGCTCGAGGGGGAGCTTGACCAAGACGAGGGCCGTCGCAACCTTCAGCTGGAGGCCGCGGCACATGTACGCGTGCAGACGGAGATCGATCGCCTTACCGCCGACAGCGAGCTCGGTGAGCCGGCCTCAGTGGAGTTTATCAAGTGGTTGCATCGTGAATTCTATCGAGGGGCGCCGGGCGATATGCTCCAAATCCGCGGCAACGACACGACCTTTATGATGGTGCCCGGCGAATGGCGGTCGAAGCCTGAGCATGATGTTGCGATAGGCCGTCACGTTCCGCCATCTAGCGAGCGTGTTGACGACTTTATGCGCTATTTCGAGCAACGCTACGCCTTCAGGCCGCTGAAAACAGCCGGCCGAATCATGGCGATCCCTGCGGCGCATCACCGCTTCAACTACATCCATCCGTTTCCTGACGGAAACGGCCGCGTTAGCCGCTTGATGAGCCACGCTATGGCCCAGCTGGCCGGCATCGGTTCACACGGGTTATGGTCGATTTCGCGCGGCCTCGCCCGAGGCCTCAAATCGCCGAGCGAGTACAAGCGCATGATGGATATGGCGGACTCGTCACGACAGGGAGACCTCGACGGACGGGGCAATCTTTCGCTGAAGGCGCTCAACGAGTTTGTTCTATGGTTTCTCCAGGTCTGTCTTGATCAGGTGAAGTTCATGGACGGGCTGTTTGAGCTTGATAACCTAGGCTCGCGCTTAAACACCTATGTCGAACGCAGCGACACGCTCAAGCCAGAAGCAAAGCGCCTCCTCGAAGAGGCGCTGGTTCGCGGGCAGTTCGAGCGTGGTGACGTCGCCCGGATAACGGGTTTGCCTGAGCGCACCGCGCGTCGCGTGCTTGCTGACGTGCTTGCCGACGGCGTGCTCGGATCAGACACGCCCAAGGGCGCGGTATCGCTCCGCTTTCCGGTTGAGGCCTTGGATGTGCTGTTTCCGCGATTGTTCCCGGAAACGTGA